In the Clostridium sporogenes genome, one interval contains:
- a CDS encoding ATP-binding cassette domain-containing protein, which produces MLEIKNLSLSFQNNYKVFQNINIKVKRNKVTLLTGKSGCGKSSLLMCITGVIPDIIEGNIRGEIIYKGENIENKGVKTVSGEIGYMFQDPDSQLCTFTVEDEIAFGLENIKIDPSHMDNIIDEVLERIGINHLKKRQLNQLSGGEKQKIALASILALDPEVILMDEPTANLDPKSTIEIINLIKDLRDSFGKTILIVEHKIDEFSKIIDDVIWFEKDQAKNIDKESFIQSYKSESTLPTVNKKQSNKEKVLEVKGIYFSYNKNIKVLKNVNFSLHKGEIAAIIGPNGAGKSTLSKILMGLLKVEKGDILVNDINIKNINPRELGEHMGLVFQNPEHQFIKITVEKEMALSLEIRKQNSETIKNRVDLYLSMFDLDDHRLSNPFSLSQGQKRRLSTASMMINGQSILILDEPTYGQDRVNLKELINLLYKINSQGTSILMITHDMDMVLNCCDRVIQLENGEVKYEGSPKNMKENIFV; this is translated from the coding sequence TTGCTTGAAATAAAAAATCTAAGTCTTTCTTTTCAGAATAATTATAAGGTTTTTCAAAATATAAATATTAAAGTAAAAAGGAATAAAGTCACACTTCTTACTGGCAAAAGTGGATGCGGTAAAAGCTCATTACTTATGTGTATTACTGGGGTTATACCTGATATTATAGAAGGAAATATTAGAGGTGAAATTATTTATAAAGGGGAAAATATAGAAAATAAAGGTGTAAAGACTGTTTCAGGTGAAATTGGCTATATGTTTCAAGATCCAGATAGTCAATTATGTACTTTTACAGTTGAAGATGAAATAGCTTTTGGACTTGAAAATATAAAAATAGATCCATCTCATATGGATAATATTATTGATGAAGTTTTAGAACGAATAGGAATAAATCACCTTAAAAAGAGACAACTAAATCAGCTTTCAGGGGGAGAAAAACAAAAGATTGCTTTAGCTTCTATATTAGCATTGGATCCTGAAGTAATCTTAATGGACGAACCTACTGCAAATTTAGATCCTAAATCTACTATTGAAATAATCAACCTTATAAAAGACCTTAGGGATAGCTTTGGAAAAACCATATTAATTGTTGAACATAAAATAGATGAATTTAGTAAAATAATAGATGATGTGATTTGGTTTGAAAAAGACCAGGCTAAGAATATAGATAAGGAGTCCTTTATACAATCATATAAAAGTGAATCCACTCTTCCCACTGTTAATAAAAAACAATCAAATAAAGAAAAAGTATTAGAGGTTAAAGGAATATATTTTTCTTATAATAAAAATATTAAAGTGCTAAAGAATGTAAACTTTTCACTACATAAAGGAGAAATAGCAGCAATTATTGGACCTAATGGGGCTGGAAAATCTACTTTATCAAAAATATTAATGGGATTATTAAAAGTAGAAAAGGGAGATATATTAGTAAATGATATAAACATAAAAAATATAAATCCACGAGAATTGGGAGAACATATGGGACTTGTGTTTCAAAATCCTGAGCATCAATTTATTAAAATCACCGTTGAAAAAGAAATGGCATTAAGTCTAGAAATAAGAAAGCAAAATTCAGAAACAATAAAAAACAGGGTAGACTTATATTTGTCCATGTTTGATTTAGATGATCACAGACTATCTAATCCATTTTCTTTAAGTCAAGGGCAAAAAAGAAGGCTAAGTACAGCTAGTATGATGATAAATGGACAATCTATCTTAATTTTGGATGAACCAACATATGGACAAGATAGAGTAAATCTTAAGGAATTAATAAATTTATTGTATAAAATAAATAGTCAAGGCACATCTATTCTTATGATAACTCATGATATGGATATGGTTTTAAATTGTTGTGATAGGGTAATACAATTAGAAAATGGAGAAGTAAAATATGAAGGATCACCTAAAAATATGAAAGAAAATATTTTTGTTTAA
- a CDS encoding spore germination protein has protein sequence MTNKNPNILTEHQLTLIIIGCMVGIGILGLPNSAIRIAKQDGWISVMLGAIYPLFIGFITIYIRKKHPKEDILDLSKKIYGDILGNILNLIFLLFFFIIATDLASAIKNILRTYMVNFLSPWNILTLLFLFVAYTAYGGVAVIGRINEILFYSSFIVFIIPFFSLKSADITNLQPILGAGIKNILKGVKETTISYSGLEILLIFYAFMDPNIKIKKPILKGITFTTVIYTLYTLSSILYLGINASQKFLSPVITLTASIIIPIINSFKYVFLALWTMTMFKCISIYYYIFTYGLNKTFKKVSRENWIVISYPLMIIISYLYGSETIRESIIGKIFNYYIPFNIVFIVTTTILIALGKGDKN, from the coding sequence ATGACAAATAAAAACCCAAATATTTTAACAGAACATCAACTAACCCTTATAATTATAGGTTGTATGGTTGGCATAGGAATATTAGGGTTACCAAATTCCGCAATAAGAATAGCGAAACAAGATGGATGGATATCCGTAATGCTAGGCGCAATTTACCCTTTATTCATTGGATTTATAACTATATATATAAGAAAAAAACATCCTAAAGAAGATATTTTGGATTTAAGTAAAAAAATATATGGTGATATATTGGGAAATATATTAAATTTAATATTTTTATTATTTTTTTTTATAATAGCCACTGATCTAGCTTCCGCAATAAAAAATATATTAAGAACTTATATGGTTAATTTCTTAAGTCCTTGGAACATATTGACTTTACTTTTTTTATTTGTAGCTTATACAGCCTATGGAGGAGTTGCAGTAATAGGAAGAATAAATGAAATATTATTTTATAGTAGTTTCATAGTTTTTATTATTCCTTTTTTTTCTTTAAAAAGTGCAGATATAACAAACTTGCAACCAATACTTGGAGCTGGAATAAAAAATATTTTAAAAGGCGTTAAAGAAACTACAATTTCCTATTCAGGATTGGAAATATTATTGATATTTTATGCTTTTATGGATCCCAATATAAAAATTAAAAAACCTATCTTAAAGGGTATAACATTTACAACAGTAATATATACTTTATATACATTATCATCCATACTATATCTTGGAATTAATGCCTCACAAAAGTTTTTGTCCCCTGTTATAACATTAACTGCAAGTATAATAATTCCTATAATAAATTCTTTTAAGTATGTTTTTTTAGCCTTATGGACTATGACTATGTTTAAATGTATCTCTATATATTATTATATTTTTACTTACGGATTAAATAAAACATTTAAAAAAGTTAGCAGAGAAAATTGGATAGTAATATCCTATCCCTTAATGATTATAATATCTTATTTATATGGAAGTGAAACTATCAGGGAAAGCATAATAGGAAAAATATTTAATTATTATATACCTTTTAATATAGTATTTATTGTTACTACAACCATATTAATAGCTTTAGGAAAAGGTGATAAAAATTGA
- a CDS encoding HAMP domain-containing histidine kinase: MKNKLKKSIVYKLFLVTTLLLVVSSICTYSIIYMLLPNYYYKYKKMTIENQLDSVVSNSPKLDIDNIEDYLEKISSNNNATILVTDEYGRAIYFTNVPQKGPIAIPKQEDLPHFRNKEKSNTMSTYRSHRKIKFYNSNENYNLYLSAPLQPISEASKVLVLLIPYIGLVVILISVIGGLIYSKFISKPLISINKVAKEMAKLDFTRKCEVKGEDEIGELSQSLNDLSYNLRISMEELQKANEQLMDDILKEREIEKKRREFIATISHELKTPITILKGQIEGMLSNIGIYKDRDKYLKRNLEVLNDMEYMVKETLEISKLESQGFKPKKEKVSLSKMIEECIYSISFIAQKKNIIINKNIKSDLFVSGDNKLLKKVINNIITNAINHSPENEKVYLNLYEERDEIVLKVENTGIHIDENEIKEIFKPFYRIEKSRNRKSGGSGLGLYIVKMILDFHKSKYFILNSEKGVLFKVLLKKYDMQIKKI; encoded by the coding sequence TTGAAAAATAAATTAAAAAAAAGTATAGTATATAAGCTGTTTTTAGTAACCACATTGTTACTAGTAGTAAGTTCTATATGTACTTATTCCATAATTTATATGTTACTTCCTAATTATTATTACAAATATAAAAAAATGACTATAGAAAACCAATTAGATTCTGTGGTGTCTAATTCACCTAAATTAGATATAGATAATATTGAAGACTACTTAGAAAAAATTTCTTCTAATAATAATGCTACTATATTAGTAACAGATGAATATGGAAGAGCCATTTATTTTACTAATGTGCCACAAAAAGGACCTATAGCTATACCTAAGCAAGAAGATTTACCCCATTTTAGAAATAAGGAAAAATCTAATACTATGTCTACATATAGAAGTCACAGAAAAATAAAATTCTATAATAGTAATGAAAACTATAATTTGTATTTAAGTGCTCCACTTCAGCCAATATCAGAGGCATCTAAAGTTTTAGTTTTACTCATACCCTATATAGGATTAGTTGTAATATTAATTTCTGTAATAGGAGGATTAATTTATTCTAAATTCATATCTAAACCTTTAATAAGTATAAACAAAGTAGCTAAAGAAATGGCTAAATTAGATTTTACTAGAAAATGTGAAGTAAAAGGGGAGGATGAAATAGGAGAACTTTCTCAAAGTTTAAATGACTTATCCTATAATTTAAGAATATCTATGGAAGAATTACAAAAGGCTAATGAACAATTGATGGATGATATTTTAAAAGAAAGAGAAATAGAGAAAAAAAGAAGAGAATTTATAGCCACCATATCCCATGAATTAAAAACACCTATAACTATTTTAAAAGGCCAAATAGAAGGTATGTTATCTAATATAGGTATTTATAAAGATAGAGATAAATATTTAAAAAGAAATCTTGAAGTTTTAAATGATATGGAATATATGGTTAAAGAAACTCTAGAAATATCAAAATTAGAATCCCAAGGTTTTAAACCTAAAAAAGAGAAGGTTTCATTAAGTAAAATGATTGAAGAATGTATCTATAGTATATCCTTTATAGCTCAAAAAAAGAATATAATTATAAATAAAAATATAAAATCAGATTTATTTGTTTCTGGAGATAACAAATTATTAAAAAAAGTAATAAACAATATAATAACTAATGCTATTAATCATTCTCCAGAAAATGAAAAAGTTTATTTAAATTTATATGAAGAAAGAGATGAAATTGTATTAAAAGTAGAAAATACAGGGATTCATATAGATGAAAATGAGATTAAAGAAATATTTAAACCTTTTTATAGAATTGAGAAATCTCGTAATAGGAAAAGTGGAGGTAGTGGTTTAGGGCTCTATATAGTAAAAATGATTTTAGATTTCCATAAGAGTAAATATTTTATTTTAAATAGTGAAAAAGGAGTTCTGTTTAAAGTTCTATTAAAAAAATATGATATGCAGATTAAAAAAATATAG
- a CDS encoding energy-coupling factor transporter transmembrane protein EcfT produces the protein MTRKNYFIDKMNPFLKLLILIIITIIGSLDFKPYSSSILIISGVIIGSIFSSLSVLEILDSVKGFILMSLTFMCVILAFRYISGEPLKIIAVLGLGFRIILISIYTSIFVKTTDPTEFVISLIKYFKMSPKIGYAFLTAYRFLPTFKDELQTIKYAHKVRGIVESKNPFIKVWNSKMYILPMMANAVRKGIRISMAMETRAFDKYKTRTYYRQLYMPINEIIMTVLYIIYIISVIVLLYLNNLVAFAVKYVQ, from the coding sequence ATGACGAGAAAAAATTATTTTATAGATAAGATGAATCCATTTTTAAAATTACTTATTCTTATAATAATAACGATCATAGGATCTTTAGATTTTAAACCTTATTCTTCAAGTATATTGATTATAAGCGGTGTTATAATTGGGTCTATTTTTAGTAGTTTAAGTGTATTAGAAATACTAGACTCTGTTAAAGGATTTATATTAATGTCATTAACTTTTATGTGTGTTATTTTAGCTTTCAGATATATTAGTGGAGAACCTCTTAAGATTATCGCTGTATTAGGATTAGGATTTAGAATAATATTAATAAGTATTTATACTTCTATATTTGTAAAAACAACAGATCCTACAGAGTTTGTTATATCTTTGATAAAATATTTTAAGATGTCTCCTAAAATAGGATATGCTTTCTTAACTGCTTATAGATTTCTTCCTACCTTTAAAGATGAGCTTCAAACTATAAAATATGCACACAAAGTAAGAGGAATTGTAGAAAGTAAAAATCCATTTATTAAAGTATGGAATTCAAAAATGTATATACTTCCTATGATGGCTAACGCTGTTAGAAAGGGTATAAGAATATCTATGGCCATGGAAACTCGTGCTTTTGATAAGTATAAAACTAGAACATATTATAGGCAGCTTTATATGCCTATAAATGAAATAATTATGACAGTCTTGTATATTATATATATCATTTCTGTTATAGTTTTGCTTTATTTAAATAATCTTGTTGCTTTTGCTGTTAAGTATGTACAATAA
- a CDS encoding response regulator transcription factor produces the protein MPKKILVVEDDFDIQTIISEVLKESGYLVERATDGLMAVEMFRHGNFDLIILDIMMPKIDGFVVCEIIRKESNMPIIMLTALGEEEDEMKGFELKIDDYITKPFSINLLIKRVEAVLRRATNLEEKESILSFEEITIDPSYYKTLVNNKEVELTYKEFQILEILISNVGRVFSRETLLNKIWGYDYFGDSRVIDTHIKNLRQKLNVDYIKTIRGVGYKIEK, from the coding sequence ATGCCGAAGAAAATTCTTGTGGTAGAAGATGATTTTGATATACAGACTATTATAAGTGAAGTTTTAAAGGAAAGTGGATATTTAGTAGAAAGGGCTACAGATGGATTAATGGCTGTAGAAATGTTTAGACATGGTAATTTTGATTTAATAATTTTAGATATAATGATGCCTAAAATAGATGGATTTGTAGTATGTGAAATTATCAGAAAAGAATCTAATATGCCCATAATAATGCTTACTGCTTTAGGTGAAGAAGAGGATGAAATGAAGGGATTTGAACTTAAGATAGATGATTATATAACTAAACCATTTTCTATTAATTTATTAATAAAAAGAGTAGAAGCAGTGCTCAGAAGAGCTACTAATTTAGAGGAAAAGGAATCAATTTTAAGTTTTGAAGAAATAACAATAGATCCTTCTTACTATAAAACTTTAGTTAATAATAAGGAAGTAGAATTAACTTATAAGGAATTTCAAATATTAGAAATATTAATATCGAATGTAGGAAGGGTTTTTTCTAGAGAAACTTTGTTAAATAAAATATGGGGATATGATTATTTTGGAGATAGCCGTGTTATTGATACTCATATCAAAAATTTAAGGCAAAAGCTAAATGTAGATTATATAAAAACTATAAGAGGAGTGGGGTATAAAATTGAAAAATAA
- a CDS encoding spore germination protein, with protein sequence MKNKNLNELQNKINSIKHLIGEKNNLIIKDFIISSNSDIEAALLYIDGLVNNETIDRDILKPLMFHVKDDLSNINNLEEILCKKYIYLSNTFLEEDINQAIFHIKRGKSILILQGGTKFIILDTAGGDYRDISDPINETSVRASREAFVEKLETNVSILRRKIRDNNLVEENLVIGRRNQTDVVLMYIDNIADKNIVDDIRSRLNLVDVDGFTGTGMLEQLIEYNPYSIFPQGFFTERPDIVEANLLEGRIAIIVDGTPFVVTVPAIFFEFFQAIEDYTQRTLISTFTRILRYIAVFIVTTLPAIYITLIKFNSELIPFKFLGAIIESRRGIALTPFMSVLSMNIIIDFLREGGLRLPFKIGQTLSVVGGIIIGDAALQAKIVSSTTLLVVGISTVSTFLIPNYEMAISIRLIGYPMLFLGNFLGMFGITIGWFFLISYLCTLESYGVPYFKIYRNDLKDILVRSPLDKMNKRPEIIPNSNPTRQSNFRGLFRRGNNDK encoded by the coding sequence ATGAAAAATAAAAATTTAAATGAGCTACAAAACAAAATTAATAGTATTAAACATTTAATCGGTGAAAAAAATAATTTAATAATAAAAGATTTTATAATATCCTCAAATTCTGATATAGAAGCTGCGTTATTATACATAGATGGATTAGTTAATAATGAAACTATAGACAGAGATATTCTTAAACCTTTAATGTTCCATGTAAAAGATGATTTAAGTAATATAAATAATTTGGAGGAAATTCTTTGTAAAAAATACATATACCTTAGCAATACCTTTTTAGAAGAAGATATTAATCAAGCTATTTTTCATATAAAAAGAGGAAAATCTATATTAATCTTACAGGGCGGTACAAAGTTTATAATTCTTGATACTGCTGGTGGAGATTATAGAGATATATCTGATCCAATAAATGAAACTTCTGTAAGAGCATCTAGAGAAGCTTTTGTAGAAAAATTAGAAACTAATGTAAGTATATTAAGAAGAAAAATAAGAGATAACAACTTAGTAGAAGAAAACTTAGTCATTGGAAGAAGAAATCAAACAGATGTAGTGTTAATGTACATTGATAATATAGCAGATAAAAATATAGTTGATGATATAAGATCAAGATTAAATTTAGTAGATGTGGATGGGTTTACAGGTACTGGTATGTTAGAACAACTTATAGAATACAACCCATATAGCATATTTCCACAGGGCTTTTTTACAGAAAGACCAGATATAGTAGAAGCAAACTTACTTGAAGGCAGAATTGCTATTATCGTTGATGGAACACCCTTTGTAGTAACAGTTCCAGCAATATTTTTTGAATTTTTTCAAGCAATTGAAGATTATACTCAAAGAACTCTTATATCTACATTCACTAGAATATTAAGATATATTGCAGTTTTTATAGTTACAACATTACCTGCTATTTATATAACATTGATAAAATTTAATTCTGAACTAATTCCTTTTAAATTTTTAGGAGCTATTATTGAATCACGAAGAGGTATAGCCCTAACTCCCTTTATGTCCGTATTATCTATGAACATAATTATAGACTTTTTAAGAGAAGGTGGTTTAAGACTTCCTTTCAAGATAGGTCAAACTCTGAGTGTAGTTGGCGGTATTATAATAGGTGATGCAGCATTGCAAGCAAAAATAGTTAGCTCTACAACTTTACTTGTAGTAGGTATTTCTACGGTATCTACTTTTCTAATACCTAACTATGAAATGGCTATTTCTATAAGGCTAATAGGATATCCAATGCTGTTTTTAGGTAATTTTTTAGGCATGTTTGGTATTACAATAGGATGGTTTTTTTTAATATCCTATTTATGTACTTTAGAAAGCTATGGCGTACCTTATTTTAAAATATATAGAAATGATTTAAAAGATATATTAGTAAGAAGTCCCCTTGATAAAATGAATAAGCGGCCAGAAATTATCCCTAACTCAAATCCAACTAGACAAAGTAATTTTAGAGGGTTATTTAGGAGGGGAAATAATGACAAATAA
- a CDS encoding DUF169 domain-containing protein: MPFKHEKITYGFPQDPYDNSIIKELCEDINCALNLSRKPVGIKLYFDKEEYSNLEWKEPNAPLAYCCVVEKATRGKKFKVRLEHLNCDGGTTALNLEPSTERIESGTEYFSYNLYKTPAAARRVREGVPGLYRTGATTYGVAVAPLEEFETIPDVVILAVNPYQVMRIQQGYLYHEGGRLEITGASMQAICAEATVEPYIKGRLNTTVLCPSTRFLGKWKDEEMAVGIPFEKFQSVVEGVIATINTTDIKRRKDEIKERFAKKNKNINLEY; this comes from the coding sequence ATGCCATTTAAACATGAGAAAATTACATATGGATTTCCACAGGATCCATATGATAATAGTATTATTAAAGAATTATGCGAAGATATTAATTGTGCATTAAATTTAAGTAGAAAACCTGTAGGAATAAAATTATATTTTGATAAAGAAGAGTATAGCAATTTAGAATGGAAAGAACCTAATGCACCATTGGCTTATTGCTGTGTAGTAGAAAAAGCTACTAGAGGTAAGAAATTTAAGGTAAGGCTTGAACATTTAAATTGTGATGGAGGTACTACTGCTTTAAACCTTGAACCATCAACAGAAAGAATAGAGTCAGGTACGGAATATTTTTCATATAATTTATATAAAACTCCAGCTGCAGCAAGAAGAGTAAGAGAAGGTGTGCCTGGATTATACAGAACAGGTGCCACTACTTATGGAGTGGCAGTAGCACCTTTAGAAGAATTTGAAACCATACCAGATGTGGTGATTTTGGCAGTAAATCCTTATCAAGTTATGAGAATTCAACAAGGATATTTATATCATGAAGGTGGTAGATTAGAAATTACAGGTGCTTCAATGCAAGCAATTTGTGCAGAAGCTACTGTAGAACCTTATATAAAAGGCAGATTAAATACCACAGTTCTTTGTCCAAGCACTAGATTTTTAGGAAAATGGAAGGATGAAGAAATGGCAGTAGGAATTCCTTTTGAAAAATTTCAAAGTGTGGTAGAAGGAGTAATAGCTACTATAAATACTACAGATATTAAACGTAGAAAAGATGAGATAAAGGAAAGATTTGCTAAAAAGAATAAGAATATAAACTTAGAATATTAA
- a CDS encoding ECF transporter S component — MKQTLKLKEIVVMAMLSSLMGVVFMGLDSIYQPLTTIAGPLGGDIIYGVYLISALLSMYIVRKPGAGIVGSLFTGLVNLLMGSPYGIHIIVASLLQGAGVEIAVATRKYSKFSYFQMSIASILAMILVTMRDYFIFGFQLYPKLIPIMLIIRVISSIIFGAGLSIALGKALKSTGVLNDFKISKGSEF; from the coding sequence ATGAAACAAACTTTAAAATTAAAGGAAATTGTAGTAATGGCTATGCTAAGTTCTCTTATGGGAGTTGTTTTTATGGGATTAGATAGTATTTATCAGCCTCTTACTACTATAGCAGGTCCCTTAGGAGGAGATATTATATATGGAGTATATTTAATATCAGCTTTATTATCAATGTATATAGTTAGAAAACCTGGTGCAGGAATTGTTGGGTCACTTTTTACAGGACTAGTAAATTTATTGATGGGGAGTCCTTATGGAATACATATAATTGTTGCATCTTTACTTCAAGGTGCTGGTGTGGAAATAGCTGTAGCAACCAGAAAATATTCAAAATTTTCTTATTTTCAAATGTCTATTGCCTCAATATTAGCAATGATTCTTGTAACAATGAGAGATTACTTTATTTTTGGATTTCAACTTTACCCTAAACTTATACCAATAATGCTTATTATTAGAGTAATCAGTTCAATTATATTTGGAGCAGGCCTTTCAATAGCATTAGGAAAAGCTTTAAAATCTACAGGGGTACTTAATGATTTTAAGATTAGTAAAGGAAGTGAATTTTAA